In Phoenix dactylifera cultivar Barhee BC4 chromosome 1, palm_55x_up_171113_PBpolish2nd_filt_p, whole genome shotgun sequence, the genomic stretch AAGAAGCCAATCCCCTCCGGTGAAGACCAAGACTTTTCTCCCCCTCTCACAACCATGGAACCCGATCAGGTCTCAAGCTCCACTTGCCAAGCACTGTACGAGTTCCTTGCAGCATGACACATTACCACCGAAGTCAATACAAAACAATGTCCATGGTTACATGTCAACGGGCAAGGCAGTCGACACCATTCTTGGTGCTCCAGGTCCGCCAAAGAATCCTCACCTCGGGCATCCACAAACCTTTCTGCCCTTGTCAATAGACCTATGAAGTAAAGTCTCCCTGGCATCTTCCTTGGCATCTTCGTTCATGTTCCAAGAGGAAAGCTATTACTTGCTTCCTACAAGAATGCATATCAACGGCGACTCTATTTTTATAAATGCCGGAGTTCACCCGGTTTTGATGACGAACAAAAGTATCTGAGTCCTCTTAGAAGGGAATTATTTGCGAAAAGATGGCCCTCAGGGTGCTAACGGCGCTGGACCTCGCCAAGACTCAATTCTACCACTTCAAGGCCATCATGATCGCCGGCATGGGGATGTTCACCGACGCCTACGACCTCTTCTGCATCTCCCCCGTCCTGAGGCTCATCGGCCGGATCTACTACAAGCACGACGACCAGGACCGCGGCGGCACGCCACCAGAGGTAATGACGGCGATGGTCGCCGTCGCGCTCATGGGAACCATCATCGGGAACCTCGTATTCGGCGTCCTCAGACCGCATCGGCCGGCGGCGTGTCTACGGGCTCTCCCTCCTCCTCATGGTCTCCAGCTCATTCGCCTGCGGCTTTTCCATTTGCCGCACCCGCAGCTGCGTGCTCTCGAGCCTCTGCTTCTTCCGCTTCCTGCTCGGCGTCGCGATCGGCGGCGACTACCCGCTGTCGGCGACGATCATGTCGGAGTTTGCGAACAAGCGGACGAGGGGTTCGTTCATCGCCGCCGTGTTCTCGATGCAGGGGTTCGGGATATTGGCGAGCTCGGCGGTGACGATGGCGGTCGCCGCGGCATTCAATGGGGCCACCAAGGATTCGGACATCAGCCCGCTGCACACGCCGGAGGGAGCGGACCTGGCATGGCGGATCATGCTGATGATAGGAGCCATTCCGGCGGCCCTGACGTTCTACTGGAGGAATGGCCATGCCGGAGACCGCCAGGTATGAACTCGCGCCCTTGTGAGCCACGTGGTCTTGGCCCACTTCCCGAAAGTCTTCTACATCTCGGGCCATCTTTATTTCTTTGCTTAAGGCGTGTCCGTTACTCCGCAATGGGTTTGATTTGGGGAACCAATACTCGTGGATTGCTGCTAAATAGTATTTAATATAGTCATCTAAAATGCCTGCTCTAACAGTTGCAGTGAAATCGATTTTTAGTAGCTGCCAATAACGCTACTAAAAGTTTCAAAAACTGTCATTAAATGTATTTAGTGGGGGCTAGTAGTGACTACTATATTCATCGCTAAAAGTCGCATGACTAGAAGATTAAAGTCTAGTGACATCTGTCGTGGCTGCCACAAAAATTCTTTTAATGGCAGCTATGATGAATGCTTTTTGTGGCTTGTGCAAATGATCACTactaaaaagtgcttttttttaGTGGCGGGGCTGCTAAAGAGAGATGTTTTAATGGCGGCCACATATTAATTACTGaaagattatatttttttgcaATAGTTGCGAGGGACTGCTACTAATAATTTAGGCCTTTCGGAGCGACTAAAAGAGCTAGATGTTGTGATAACCAAACGAATGCTTAAATCCATGAAGGCCATCCATCTTGTGCAGGTATACAGCTCTGGTGGAAcatgatgagatcaaagcagcCAATGACATGGGAAGGGTGCTGGGGGACTTCGACCTGCAGCAGCCAGTTGTGGAGCATTCAGATACTTCGCCTAGGCTGCCGGGTCCCAGCTATGGTCTCTTCTCCAAGCAATTCCTAAGAAGGCATGGGCGAGACCTTTTTGCTTGTTCCATGGCGTGGTTCCTTGTGGACATCCCCTACTACAGCAGCACCCTCTTCCAGTCCCAAATCTACAGGCCATGGTTCCCCGAGGCTGGAGAACGTAACGCCTACGAAGAAGCCATCGACCTTGCAAAGTTTCAGGCGATCCTCGCCGCTGCCTCGACGATCCCGGGCTACTTTGCCACCATGTACTTTATCGATCGCATCGGGAGGCGAAGAATTCAAATGATGGGATTCTTCTTCATGACAATCTTCATATTTGCAATGGCGGGACCGTATGACAAGTATTGGCACGACCACACCAATGCCGGGTTCCTAGTTTTGTATGGCTTGACCttcttcttttcaaattttgggCCCAACACCACGACGTTTATCGTGCCCGCCGAGCTTTTTCCGGCCCGGTTCCGATCAACATGTCATGGGATCTCAGGAGCAGCAGGCAAGGTAGGCGCCATGATCGGAGCAGTAGGATTCCTTTGGGCTTCTCAGAGTAGCAACAAGAAGGATCTCCAGGGATGTTGGAAGCCACGAATTGGAATGACGAATGCGTTGATTATTTTAGGTGGGGTTTGTATTGTTGGAATGGTTGTTACCTATTTCTTCACAACCGAGACTATGATGAGGTCCTTGGAGGAGGACGAAGGTGGAGAAAGCCATCACGGAGAGAATGGCATGCAGCTCCATGGAGGGGGGCTcccaagaaattcatcaagctCGAGTGAACTCAGTACCCGACCTCTTCAGGGGTGGTCTCCTTGGGCTTCTCCTCTGTAAGATTGAAAGAACCGTgctctatatagtttctagttattattattattattatttttgtctgAAATAGGAAGGTTTATAAGCGTTAGGAGCACGAGTTTGTGTcatattacaaaaaaaaaaaaagtatatcaTCAACACTTCGATTTTTCCCGGCGTTACCGCTTATCCCACTTCTTTTATGCTTCTATTGCACTTTTTATGCTTTTATTGCATTCTtctcaaaagaattttttttttttttgagagagagacagCAGGCTTGTAGAGGGAAAGCGGACTTGGTGGAACCCCCACATGAGTCGAGAGGGACAGATTGGTTGGTGTGATCCCTCTTTATGTGGAACCCACCtcatttgattaaaaaaaataaggataaaaaagaaACCGGTTGGGTTAGGTTATCGCAAAAGCAAAGAAACTGGGAGTCTTAGGGCTCTACGGAacagaagagaaaggaaaaatagagaaaagaagaagaaagaaaaattgttGCTTGTTAGATGATCGGATAGTTGATTGTATTCAGATTTGGCCGAAATTTTATTATGTTGTTTCTGGCATTGAGAGCTACAGATTGAACGGTTTGGATCTTTAGAAAGCTTTTTCTATTGATTATTTCAAGCACTAATATTTAGTGAGATTTGTtctctattttattatttattgttgAAATATATCTTATTGGTGATGAATGTTCTTATTGTGAAAGCCAAGATTAAAATTTGTTGATGTTTGTGCAGCCCCTAGTTGATTTAGAGAGGTTtcattataattttattattctaaATAGTAAAAGTTTTTGGTTAGATCAGGTCCCGTAGTTATTTTCCTTCACATAGAAGAGTTTtctatgtaaaaattgtattgtCTCTTGTTTCTggattgcttgattattttaCCTGTTAATTGCTTGTGTAGATTGTAAAGATGGTTGTTGCTTAGTGAGTGATATCCTATGTAATTAtataaagaggaaaaaaaagtttggagcatcattattttttgattgTATATTTTCCCAACAATTTTTGATGACATACCGATGCGCATGTTATTAAGAAGGATTATAATCCAAAATGATATTGCTTTCTTCTCCTTTGCTGACCTCTATGCTCCCTAGGAGACAAGGCAAAAACTAGCATTGATGGACTGACAATTATTCAAAACAATCAAATTAGGATGGAACCATGATCCGTACTTGTCATGACCTGGGATTTTTCGACCTATACACACATATTAACTACAAGATACAATCTAATCGGACTATCCATAACCTACTTCCCTTGACTTAACCAAAATCAATCTCATATGACTCTTATGACTATGGTGACTCACCCTTTTtttcatttaaaataaatatgcaattgATACTAGGTGAAACCTGCTACTCCTAAGATCTCACACAACTATCATGATCCAGTCGAAGGGAACCAAATTGGCAAAAACTCTATCCTCTGCCCCATAAATTATACATGAATTGCCGTAATTTTGAGCTAAACAATTTAGTATGGGTTCAACTCAAATTGAAAATCCTTCATCCCAAACCTAGCCTAAATAGAGTTTGATTGGATTGAATCAGCTGAAcccatttttattaaaaatacaaTAGAAATGATATCATTCCAGATTGAACCCTAACCTTGAGAACATTGATTGGAACCAAGCCCCTTCAATCATCAATCAAGTGAAAGGCAGTCCAGGGCATATTACTGTAATGATGGGAATGCACAAGTATATTTTTCTAAACTATGATTTAATAATATATtgattttttaatcttttattttattattatatccaTATTAAGCCAAGCAACATTAATGGACTGTCCCAACACAAAATTCTCTACATAAGTAAGATATTGACTTATAATTTTCAGAGCGATCCAAtttcacttttcttttttttttttcctgtttttcTTGATTAAGAGAACAATAATGACAACCATCAATTTCAACATCCGCATCATATGGTGAGCTCAGCAGATATATTAATGAATAAAATATCAACAAATCCATGGGCCCAAAAATTTTCAGCTGCCGTTACTTCCAGAACGCCACCATAGGTCGCTGCCCGGTCGATGCGTGCAATTATAATATGCTTTGCAGCAAGGCTCACTTGACCTTTCTTTTATACCTTTCTTAGCtcgcatttaaataaaaataataaaatcaaatgtacatggtttttattttatttatatcgtATCATGTAGCCTCTTGGGTTTCTTTTCCTGGAAGAGGAACTATTCACGCAAATTCCTTTGATAGTAATACAAAAAAGTATATATGATATAGCAGTTGCATCCTTTTACTTTGCTTCTCAAAGTTCTTGGCATGATGGTTATCagcactctttttttttctgttttttattCTCCTCTTTGAGAATGGAAGGACGGTGCCATTATACATCctataaaattgaaaaaataaacTGTTTCGAGATCCATCCAATAACAGCCGCCTTCAAGATGAATACAGGCAGCTCTTTTTACTTAATTGATATCCTTCCATATACTACTCTCAACTCAGTTTTAGAAACTGAAATGTCGTAAGTTTAGCTGCTGCCAACGATAATAAGCCTGGAATCATACTAGCACTCTTTTCATTTTACCCAAGTTCTTTCCAAACAGCACCATGAGAATGCTCTTTCACCGTCAATCAATTTCAGATTACTTCACACAAGTAGTAGGAAGTATTTTCTCTTTAGTTCTTTACTCAAATTTCAGTGGCCGGAAGGTcctgtttttttttcaagaggTTCGTTTTTCTCGTCTCTAATGGTAAGCATCATTCCCTCGCGATGCATAAAATGGGATCCACGCGCACCCTaacaattttcttttcaaatcttTCAAAAATGTTTAGTACTCTcctgtattattttttttgcaaatcTTTCATCAATAGTTTTTATAAACTCTTCTTTTTTCAATAAAGGCCGGGTAGCTTTGcctccctcttcattaaaaaaaaaaaataaatcatcgTTTTGACTTGGAGTCTAGCCAAGGACAATCTTAGCCAGCAAGCCAGCTGGAGGAAAAACCGGGCCTAACACAAGACGCGAGCTACCCAACACACCAATCCCTCCCGGTGAAGACCAAGACTTTTCTCCACTCTCACAACCAGGGAACCCGATCAGGTCTCAAGCTCCAATTGCCAAGGACTCGTACGAGTTCCTTAGAGCATGACACATACCCACCGAAGTCAATACAAAACAGTGTCCATGTTTACATGTCAAATGGCAAGGCAGTCCGCACCATTCTAGGTGCTCCGGGTCCATCACAGAATCCTCACCTCGGGCATCCACAAGCCTTTCTAAATCCCTCCGCCCTCGTCAATAAACCTAGGAACCAAAGTCTCACCGGCATCTTCCTTGGCATCTTCGTTCGTTCCAAGAGGAAAGCTATTACTTGCTTCCTACAAGAATCCATATCAACGGCGACTCTGTACTATAAATGCCGGAGATCACCCGGTTTTGATGACGAACAAGTGTCCGAGTCCTCTTAGAAGGGAATTATTAGCGAAAAGATGGCCCTCAGGGTGCTAACGGCGCTGGACCACGCCAGGACTCAAATCTACCACTTCAAGGCCATCATGATCGCCGGCATGGGGATGTTCACCGACGCCTACGACCTCTTTTGCATCACCCCCGTCCTGAAGCTCATCGGCCGGATCTATTACAAGCCCGACGGCCCGGACCCCGGCGTCACGCCACCAGAGGTGATGTCGGCGATGGTTGCCGTCGCGCTCATGGGGACCATCATCGGGAACCTCGTATTCGGCGTCCTCGGCGATCGCATCGGCCGGCGGCGTGTCTACGGGCTCTCCCTCCTCCTCATGGTCTCCAGCTCATTCGCCTGCGGCTTTTCCATTTGCCGCACCCGCGGCTGCGTGCTCTCGAGCCTCTGCTTCTTCCGCTTCCTGCTCGGCGTCGCGATCGGTGGCGACTACCCGCTGTCGGCGACGATCATGTCAGAGTTTGCGAACAAGCGAACGAGGGGTTCGTTCATCGCCGCCGTGTTCTCGATGCAGGGGTTCGGGATATTGGCGAGCTCGGCGGTGACGATGGCGGTCGCCGCGGCATTCAATGGGGCCACCAAGGATTCGGACATCAGCCCGCTGCACACGCCGGAGGGAGCGGACCTGGCATGGCggatcatattgatgataggaGCCATTCCGGCGGCCCTGACGTTCTACTGGAGGATGGCCATGCCGGAGACCGCCAGGTACGAACTCGCGCCCTTGTGAGCCACGTGGTCTTGGCCCACTTCCCGAAAGTCTTCCACATCTCGGCccatctttatttcttttcttgagGCACCTTGTGAGCTACCTTGTTATCTAAAATGCCTGCTCTAACAGTTGCAGTGAAATTGAGTTTTAGTATCTGCCAATAACGCTACTATAAGTTTCAAAAACTGCCATTAAATGTATTTAGTGGCGGCTAGTAGTGACCACCATATTCGTCGCTAAAAGTCGCATGACTAAAACAATTAGTGGCCCAAAATACGGCCGCTACTAAAAAGAGCTATTTGGTAACAATTGGATCCTGGTCACTAGAAGATTAAAGTTTAGTGACACCTGTCATGGCTGccacaaaatttttttttaatagcagCTATGATGCGGCCACAGAAGAATGCTTTTTGTGGCTTCTACAAATAATCACTACTAAatgatgctttttttttattttaatagtaGCGGGTAAGAAATAGTTGCTAAAGAGTGATGTTTTAATGGCGGCCACATATTAATTACTGaaagattatatttttttgcaATAGTCGCGAGGGACTGCTACTAATAATTTAGGCCTTTCGGAGCCACTAAAAGAGCTAGATATTGTGATAACCAAACGAATGCTTAAATCCATGAAGGCCATCCATCTTGTGCAGATATACAGCTCTGGTGGAACACGATGAGATCAAAGCAGCCAATGACATGGGAAAGGTACTGGGGGACTTCGACCTGCAGCAGCCAGTTGTGGAGCATTCAGATGCCTCGCGTAGGCTGCCGGGTCCCACCTATGGCCTCTTCTCCAAGCAATTCCTAAGAAGGCATGGGCGAGACCTTTTTGCTTGTTCCATGGCGTGGTTCCTTGTCGACATCCCCTACTACAGCAGCACCCTCTTCCAGTTCCAAATCTACAGGCCATGGTTCCCCGAGGCTGGAGAACGTAACGCCTACGAAGAAGCCATCGACCTTGCAAAGTTTCAGGCGATCCTCGCCGCTGCCTCGACGATCCCGGGCTACTTTGCCACCATGTACTTTATCGATCGCATCGGGAGGCGAAGAATTCAAATGATGGGATTCTTCTTCATGGCAATCTTCATATTTGCAATGGCGGGACCGTATGACAAGTATTGGCACGACCACACCAATGCCGGGTTCTTAGTTTTGTATGGCTTGACCttcttcttttcaaattttgggCCCAACACCACGACGTTTATCGTGCCTGCCGAGCTCTTTCCGGCCCGGTTCCGATCAACATGTCAAGGGATCTCAGGAGCAGCAGGTAAGGTAGGTGCCATGATCGGAGCAGTAGGATTCCTTTGGGCTTCTCAGAGTAGCAACAAGAAGGATCTCCAGGAAGGTTGGCGGCCAGGAATTGGAATGGCGAATGCGTTGATTATTTTAGGTGGGGTTTGTATTGTTGGAATGGTTGTTACCTATTTCTTCACAACCGAGACTATGATGAGGTCCTTGGAGGACAACGAAGGTGGAGAAAGCCATCACGGAGAGAATGGCGTGCAGCTCCATGGAAAGGGGCTCCCAAGAAATACATCAAACTCGAGTGAACTCAGTACCCGACCTCTTCGGGGGTGGACTCCTTGGGCTTCTCCTCTGTAAGATTGCAAGGTCTGTGCTAtagtttttagttttttttttgtttgaaatggGAAGGATTTTAAGTGTGAGGAACACGAGTTTGtatcatatttaaaaaaaaaagtttatcatgaacattttgatttttcCCACTTCTTTTATGCTTCTAGTGCATTCttctcaaaagattttttttccccctgCAAATTTGCGCCATTACTAATGGAATGTGATACTCCTACAAGCAAAGGACACAACAAGGCGGCAATCTCAAGGT encodes the following:
- the LOC103717579 gene encoding LOW QUALITY PROTEIN: probable inorganic phosphate transporter 1-10 (The sequence of the model RefSeq protein was modified relative to this genomic sequence to represent the inferred CDS: inserted 2 bases in 1 codon; deleted 1 base in 1 codon) — encoded protein: MALRVLTALDLAKTQFYHFKAIMIAGMGMFTDAYDLFCISPVLRLIGRIYYKHDDQDRGGTPPEVMTAMVAVALMGTIIGNLVFGVLXDRIGRRRVYGLSLLLMVSSSFACGFSICRTRSCVLSSLCFFRFLLGVAIGGDYPLSATIMSEFANKRTRGSFIAAVFSMQGFGILASSAVTMAVAAAFNGATKDSDISPLHTPEGADLAWRIMLMIGAIPAALTFYWRMAMPETARYTALVEHDEIKAANDMGRVLGDFDLQQPVVEHSDTSPRLPGPSYGLFSKQFLRRHGRDLFACSMAWFLVDIPYYSSTLFQSQIYRPWFPEAGERNAYEEAIDLAKFQAILAAASTIPGYFATMYFIDRIGRRRIQMMGFFFMTIFIFAMAGPYDKYWHDHTNAGFLVLYGLTFFFSNFGPNTTTFIVPAELFPARFRSTCHGISGAAGKVGAMIGAVGFLWASQSSNKKDLQGCWKPRIGMTNALIILGGVCIVGMVVTYFFTTETMMRSLEEDEGGESHHGENGMQLHGGGLPRNSSSSSELSTRPLQGWSPWASPL
- the LOC103717582 gene encoding probable inorganic phosphate transporter 1-10, whose product is MALRVLTALDHARTQIYHFKAIMIAGMGMFTDAYDLFCITPVLKLIGRIYYKPDGPDPGVTPPEVMSAMVAVALMGTIIGNLVFGVLGDRIGRRRVYGLSLLLMVSSSFACGFSICRTRGCVLSSLCFFRFLLGVAIGGDYPLSATIMSEFANKRTRGSFIAAVFSMQGFGILASSAVTMAVAAAFNGATKDSDISPLHTPEGADLAWRIILMIGAIPAALTFYWRMAMPETARYTALVEHDEIKAANDMGKVLGDFDLQQPVVEHSDASRRLPGPTYGLFSKQFLRRHGRDLFACSMAWFLVDIPYYSSTLFQFQIYRPWFPEAGERNAYEEAIDLAKFQAILAAASTIPGYFATMYFIDRIGRRRIQMMGFFFMAIFIFAMAGPYDKYWHDHTNAGFLVLYGLTFFFSNFGPNTTTFIVPAELFPARFRSTCQGISGAAGKVGAMIGAVGFLWASQSSNKKDLQEGWRPGIGMANALIILGGVCIVGMVVTYFFTTETMMRSLEDNEGGESHHGENGVQLHGKGLPRNTSNSSELSTRPLRGWTPWASPL